In the genome of Scatophagus argus isolate fScaArg1 chromosome 20, fScaArg1.pri, whole genome shotgun sequence, the window CAGCCTGGTTACCTGTGATGCTTTAAGTCCAGCAGTGAACTGAACCATCCCTAACAGGAGGTGTTTGGTCAGCAGGGTTCGCAGAGGACAGGCCACAGCCTGGGAGACCGAGTTCAGGGAGAAGAAGGGATCCTGCTGTTTGACACAGTAACTCCAGCCACCCTATATGACTCAAAATACCTCTCAGCTGTCCCCACACGAACACAGACTGACCTCAGATCTGTTTTTAACCTGAGCCACTCGGCGCCCCCTGCTGGGACTCAGTCAGTGTAGAGAagctgccccctgctggacgaCCTTCCAGTGTGCTGCAGGTTTAGAGTGTCTGTGAACTGGCAAACTATGTGCACTTTTTCCCATGATGCAGCTGAGGCTCATCACAGCCGATGGTATAAAACCAGAACCCGCAGGGCAACAACCCCAGCAGGCACCCAGGACCGGTGTGGGATCCTGGGTGCCTGCTGAGGGTacaacaaactaacaaacaaactgttgtgttgtgttgcaggtGAGCTGCTGAGCCAACCACGGCCCGAAGGTCTGACTGAGATCATCTGTCCAAAGAACGGCTCGGAGCGGGTCAACGTGGCTCTGGTTTACCCCCCGACACCCACCGTGCTCAGCCCCTGTCTCAAATGATGTGGGGGCCAGAGCCCGGCTCGTCTCGCTGCACCACCAgagcctccacctccactcctGTGTCCTCTGTTCCTCCCTCGTCAGCCTGCTTCGCCCCCCGGCTGAAGGCAgctccctccatctctgcctcGAATGTACgtcctctgtgctgcagtcacACAGATCTCACCTGcctgaaatacatttaacatcACGACCTCATACCTGTAATGTACTGCAGTCTACGGAGGCCCGGGAGGCCAGTTTTCTCTTCAGCTTTTTTCTCCAGCAGTGCAAGTTTTGTGGGGTGAAAACGAGGCGCCAGGATCAGAGTTTTTGTAGTTCAAGAATCCGAAGGCCACGTTCTGAACGGGACCACATGCACATGAGTTACAGAGTGTGTTGACAAGTTGTGTGTGCGCTCTTACTGTCAGGCTGaaaagttttatgttttctgtcttattGAGgattgcaaaaacaaacacaaaactttcacagaagaaaaattAGTTTTTCTAACTTGGCCCTCAGAAGCTTACCAGAAACATTAACTGCCTGTCTCCTTCTGTCGCAGGTGGTTCGTCACCGTTTCTGACGTCTCGTCACGTTGACTCTGAatagtatttaagtatttaagtaACCCGATGAGCACAAACTTCAGCCTGAGTCGACCCTCCGAGCGTCACAGGTTTCCGGCCTCcgctgtttttgtttgaaaaggtAAAACTGTGAAGACTCGAGGATGTTTGAGTCATTTCTAACGTTTACTGAGGGCTGAGGAACTTTTAATAGTGGGCCAGTTTTCTGCAGAGTCTCGCCTCTGAGATCAGGATGGAAACGTTTGACTCCAGCTCTTTGTGTGCAGGACAAGCCTGAATGGACTGCATGGAGACGCTGCGGTCCATCCAGCTGTTTCCATGTGGACATATTTCTGTGAGCCTGCTGCTGAAGGCAAACTGAACGTTGTGAAGCTGTCGCCGTGTCAGTACCTCAGTTCTGGTCTGAGGTTTAAACTTGTGGATCCAAATCACAAGGTTTCATAAAAGCTGCATAAATCAGCCAGCAGTCACTGGATCTGAGGTCTGcacagtcagttagcttagcataaagactacgctagcctggctctgtccaaagggaACAGAAGCCACCTAGCAGCAGCTCTTAAACTCACAGATGAACTTCAGTGTTTCAGACGTGCTGATCAGTAAGCCGCGACGACGTGGATTTTGTTAATGTGATTCTGTgaaattacatttcagtttggaGTCCAGTTACAGGGATCACGATCATCTGACGGACTGACAAGGCCACGTCAACAGCCATGTCAGTGCCTGACGGAGGTCATAAAGAAGACACCTGACAGCTGCCCGCTCACCTGAGGCTGTCAGAATCAAATCatcaaacattttccatttatgTCAGCCACATTAATGACCCTGCAGTAGACTGTGTGATTATTGCAGAGGCAAAATGTTTTACTGCTTATGTTTGGATCAAACCACTGACACAAATAAAGATGGCTgacgtgtctccacttcctcccactgtacaaaagtgaagccaaaacatccctgatgcgagtgctgccatcttgttctggtgatgtcttttggagccagagtctgtgctgtAGTGATCAGGAGGTGCAGCTGTGgtatcgagttcccgcccacagacccatctgagccaatcaggagcagcgctcagctgttaatcatgacatttcaaaacatttttattgtatcaaatgactaattaaaaccaaacacttgaacaaacatcagtgtgattaaaaaaactacctaaaatgacagaaaccatctttgggaaaaatttattcgaaaaatttaaaaaaatttatttcatCTGCTAATAttgagggggaggagcttatgagctgtactgcagccaggCACCAGGGGGCAACCCGGATGTTTTGACTTCCCTTTTTGGAAGCTTTCATGTCAACCTTCTTCATGTATTTAATGTATTTGACTGATTGCCTGTCGTCTCTGTGGCAGCTACTTTGATTTATCTGGTAATGAAATACTGAAAGTAACCCGCTGAAGTCTTGACTGACATAAATACCTTAAATATTTTAGTTGATATGTGATGCACATGTTTAAATTGAAATCCTTTAATCCGTTGAATGTCACTGTATGAACCGACAGCGTGTTGGTGTCTGTGGCGTATCGGCTCAGTCTGCAGCTTTCCggagcttcactgtgactttcAGCTCGTTATCTTTCTGTCTGGACTGTTCGGGTTCACTCTCAGCCCTCTCGTGGTGTGGTTTATTGTAAAAAGCCGTTAACGAGCATGTTTGTCCCGATCGTTCATCTGGTTCAGCTCATTTCAAGTTCACTGCTTCATTTTAATCCACTGGGCGTCCATGTTTAGccgtgctaagctaagctagtcAGGCGCCACGTGACACAGGAGCGCCTTCGCCGTGGGAGCGGGCGACGACAGCGATGGACACACCTGCGGCGGGCTTAagtcctctcttcctgtccagaGGTTTGGTCCAGCGTGAGGTGAACTGGCAGTTGGTGCAGATATTCCTCCACTCTGTGTGATGACTGCGtgacgaggaggagaggagcatcAGGTCTTTCTCAGCCTCCCTTTCGCCTCTCGTGGTCTCAGattcatttctgtgtgatgtaaataatatctttatttttgtatattcaCCACTCGAGCTTTGACTTTATTTACAGTGCAATGTTGTGCATGACTCACGGTGAGAGTGCACACTGGATTTTATATGTAGCTGGTCTCAACATGTCACAGTTCAACGTGAAATACCAAATACAAATAAACCAGTTACTGGCTTTAGTACCACTCAGCTGTGTGTCGTTTGTTCAGAGTCGCTCTAAACTCACTTTAACACTGAGCAGCGTCAAAGTTATTATATCAGAGTTTAATATATTAAGTTATTTGTCAGCAGCTGTGACTTCTCCTGTGAAATATTGTTAAGTAGTGTATTAATCTTctgactgttttctctgttaatgTATTCATTGTCTGGTccataaaatgtaagaaaactcagaaatgttcagtttaTCCAACTAAAATCTCAGACAAATTTGGTTTACTGTGAAAAGAGAACATCTCTACTTtctgaaaagtctgaaaaaaaatcttgtttgggacttttgcttaaaaaatgtcaaactattaaTATGTCTCACTTTCAAAAGGTTTCAGGCGACTGATCACAGCTGAAAGTCTGTCTTGAAACTCCAGTCAGTGTGTGGcaggttttaatgttcctgctGCTCAGGCTGGACATTAACTGGTGTCTTTAtaaggtgatgatgatgggagCGACGAAGTCTACAGTCTTCTCTCCATAATGTGAAGATGAATTTTGACTGTAATCACAGAATGAATTAATTATCTGTGCCACAGataatagaaatagaaaaatactCTAAATACAAACATACTTGCATAACAAGCAAAAGTAACCTCTCAAAAACaatacataacataacaataatCCTGAGttaattgaaattaaaatgggAAAATCGAGTGTTAAAACCAGGTAAGCCGTGAGCTGTGAAACATCCCCCCCTGCTGTccacacacagtcactgcaCGCagcgtcctcctcctcccggcCGACAGGGGGCGGTCAATCTCactgaagcagaagaagaagagcgcAGGCCTTcgctcttcctcttccttccgCGGCCTCAGAGGTAGGAGACGAGTCCAGCATATGAAGACAAGAATCTGTGTTTAATCCTAACTAAATCTTCACCATCCTGCTTTTTAAACGCTTGGGTTTTATTAAATATCGTTAGAAACATCAGAGGACGtcagatgtttttttatggAGCAGTAAATTCTGCTTTAATTTGGCATTTGTCTGGATGCCGGTCTGGGGTCTTTCACCTCAGGTTTCCGCCATGTTGACTCGTTAGATCACATAACAGCAGAATTTCTTTGTTTGAGCTTCAGTTTCTTTGCATGTGTTGTGTTCCGGGGACCTGCGTGTGTTCATGATGTTAactgtggttttttttgttgattctCGTGCAGTCGAGGCAGCTTGTTGGTGCCCAAGTCAAGCTAACTGGAGCTAATGCTAATGTCGCAAGCTGTAGTCATGAGGAGGCGTTTACTGACAGATTTAAACTTAATACTGAGCATTTCTGTCTTGTTGCAGATATCTGAAAATGGTCCGCTACTCTCTCGACCCCGAGAACCCGACTAAATGTGAGTGAAGTGGGGCTTTTGGGGTCTGCTGGACTTAGCATGGCTGCTATGATGACTTCTTAGGACACCTTTGGAtcacacatgaaaataaatgaatgaaagagcTGAGCTGCCGTACAGCAGTTCTGATGACGTCTTTATGAGTGAACTGAGCTTGTGTTAAAACTGgttctttgtttatttcagcatgCAAGTCGAGGGGCTCCAACCTCCGGGTTCACTTCAAGGTAAGACGAGTTTCTGAAGATAAAccctgaagtgtgtgtgctttgatgTTTCTGGAGTTTAGTGCAGCGACGGCTCCGTTAAAACCCTGTTTGAATATCTGGCCCAGATTTTATACAGCAGTTCTAAACATTAGTTTCCTCTCAGAGACCATCGAGTGCCTTTGCACATCTTCATGACATGATTTTGGGCCTCAGATGGAACCTGCAGGTGGTTTTCAGAACAGATGTGTGCTTGTTAAAGAAATAGAACTGAGCTGGATATTCTGCAGTGGATCAATGAAATAAGTTGACAGGTGAAGTCATGATGAGttgcagcagcagttcagcCTGCACACCAGATGTCTTCTCACATCATAGTGTGTTTATTCTCATCCCTTCATACAAAGTGATTCTATGAAACTTGCATCACTTGGTTCTGTGATCACATGAGTGTcaagttaaatgtttttctttctgcgGGATCTCATGTCAGATCAGATGAGCAGCTGTTCAGCATCAGACCTGCAGACTGAAAAGACTTCCTCTGCTAAACTGTTTGAATTGTCACGTGTAGTTTATCCATCTGTGAATGTCTAAGCATCACCGTCGCAGTGTTGATGACACCTGCAGAGGATCTTTTAGAAACAAAAGTAGCTGTAAGAAACTGAGTGATTCTGTGGTCACAGAGCTCAAAGTATGTTGCTGAACCTTTTCCATCCCTTTAAACACAAAGGTAGAGCACCTGCGTCAGGTGATCTAACGTGGATTTCAGTGAaactctgctttgttttactggtttgGCTCAGAGGGGAGAAGTTCACTTTCTGTTCCAtcacttttatttgtgttgtgaaCGCTTGTTTTTATCACCAGAACACCCGTGAGACAGCCCAGGCCATCAAGGGCATGCACATCCGCAAGGCCAACAAGTACCTGAGGGACGTCATCGTCAAGCACCAGTGTGTCCCATTCCGTCGCTACAACGGAGGTGTGGGCAGGTGTGCCCAGGTGAGTTTCCTGAACCTGTTTGGCTGAAAGAAGCTGGAGAGCTGCTGTGATGACCATCTTAGGACACCTTTGGATTGAACATGAAACAAACCTTTTGATCTGAGCGGCTTTCTTATTGAACTGACTGTCGTTTGCTCCATTGGTGAAAGTCGATTTGAAGAGGTGCTCTTGTTTTTCAGGCCAAACAGTTTGGCTGGACTCAGGGACGCTGGCCCAAGAAGAGTGCAGAGTTCCTCCTGCACATGCTCAAGAACGCCGAGAGCAACGCTGAGCTCAAGGTGAGTCACAGGTGGTGTCATCTGTCGGCTGCCGTCCTGCGGCTGATGGTCAGCTGTGAGGTCAAAAGTCACATGATTCGCCCTCTTCAGCATCCTGATGGTTTTGTTGCAGGAGACCAGGTGCTCCACAGGTGCTGGTGTGCAGCGACTGATCAGTTTGAAACAGTTCACCTGTTCAGTTATGTGGTTGCTATGGTAACAGCAGCAGACGTTGTTTGAAATGTCTGTTAATTTTACGGCCTCCTGACTCGCCTTCATCCACCTGATGGCTGATGTCACACTGATGGGAGCGCGCTCAGTAGGACAGAATGAACTCTGATGTGATATTCACACTCAGACCTCGCAGATCTGAGATCAGGATCCATTTGTGCTGTTGAGTCCTGATGAACAGGTGCGAGTCCCACACGTGACATGTGAACGCGGCCTCATGTACATTTTAGTCAGCAGTGAGGACTCTGTAGGACCCAGAATCTGAACGGTCTGGTCTGCACTGTGAACCACACTGTTTGGTCCTGCTAAAGTCCACATGGCATCGAACTGGGGGGACGTTAAAgtcctgatgctgctgcaggacTTCACTGGATGTGGGGGACGTGAGGCTTTGATGTGTTGTCATGGTGATCTGTAAGCTGCTCTGACACGAGTCCTGGTTGATCTCTTCAGGGTCTGGATGTGGACTCTCTGGTCATCGAGCACATCCAGGTCAACAAGGCCCCCAAGATGAGGAGACGCACCTACCGCGCCCACGGCCGCATCAACCCCTACATGAGCTCCCCCTGCCACATCGAGATGATCCTGACCGAGAAGGAGCAGATCGTCCCCAAGCCAGAGGAGGAGGTCGCCCAGAAGAAAAAGGTAAAGACCAGCAGGTGGGGGGGGGACTCGGCCGGCGGCGTGTCCAGACAGAGGATCCGAACGAGCGACTTCTGTCTGAACACCCGGCGGTCGACTCGTCGGCTCGCGCTGCTGTGATGACTGCTTAGGACACCTTTGGATgaagcatgaaaacaaacagctgaagtCTGAGCGGCTCGGCTGCGTGAACGAGTCGCGTCTCGAACGGCGGACGCTCGCTAAACTCTCGCTTTGTTCTGCAGGTTTCACAGAAGAAGCTCAAGAAGCAGAAGCTGATGGCGCGAGAGTGAACCCAAATAAACTGAACTTGAACTGAACTGCTGAGTCTGTGGCTTCTTTGTGTTCCTTCAGCCTGAGGCGAAACGCGTACTCGGCTGCTCTACTGCAGTAACACTGCAGTGTGCAGTACTGCGTTCAGCGCTGGTTCCCAAGCTGTAGCATAAAATACCTCAGTTAGAAAGTACGTGATTAAATGTACTCGGgtgctttctgctgctgcaagaGACAACATTTGGTGTGTACTTGAAGTTTTTATTAGAAAGTTGACTTTGTGTCTTCACACACTCCACATGAAGGTGAAATATCACCAGGAAACTGCAGCTGGTCACCACGTTCAGAGGCTTCACTTTGGGCCCACTCACATCTTCACCAAatactttgaaaataaatcttCACTTGCACCAGTACCTTTGGCTTCATGCAATACAGTACTGCGATATTATGTAGTAAAACCACTTTGGTATTGTCAGCTTTGTGTCACAGAAGTACATCGTTATTTCAGCTTCATGTAATGAAAGTACTGCAGTATTACCAGCCTTGTGGAGTAGAAGTACAGCAGTAAACTGCCAGACAagtttcctgctgcagctgcacacactTTAAACTACTTCACACGCAGACAGTTTGctccagtggttcccaacctgagGGGTCGGCCCCGCCGCAGGACGCCAGGTGACCCGGAGCGGTCGGCCCTTCCGCAGGACGCCAGGTGACCCGGAGCGGTTGGCCCCTGTGCAGGACGCCAGGTGACCCGGAGCGGTCGGCCCTTCCGCAGGACGCCAGGTGACCCGGAGCGGTTGGCCCTTCCGCAGGACGGCAGGTGACCCCGAGTGGTCGTCGCAGGATTGATGTGAGAGGAGAGCAAAGTTCTGACTCATCTTTAGCTGTGCTAAGCAgtaattgatttgtttgtttttatcgtggattctttttcctgtttgactGTCAGCTGTTGTGAAGAGTTGTAGACCACATTAGGAGCAGAACTTTGTTTCCATCGGAGATCAGGAGGTTGGAGACACTGGACTGACGGCAGCGCTCTGACCTGCGCTGAACGTGCTGCAGGTCTGAGAGcgaccagcagagggcgccgTCGTATCAGCGTGTGTGAGGAAGATGAGCTCCAGCTGGTCTTCACACTGTGGACTTCCTGCCGTCTTCCACCATCACCAGGTCAGGATTTAATCTGCAATGACATCAGCTCACTTTTTACGTCAAGTTTTTCAATTCGTCCACACAGATGAtcctttaaaattaaaaacacccGGAGACACGTGACTCACCGACGGTTTATCAATGAATTGTTCGACCGATTATGAGTGGGTGTTTTTGTACTGCTGTGTGTACTGCAGTACACCAGACCGTCGTAATAAATCACTAACAAGTCAGTCTCTTATCGGTATTTTACCGATTGATCTGCAACAGACGCGTTATTTATGAGCTCATCGCATTTTAGTTTGTAAAGTCTGAACgtgatacaaaaataaatacaagtagAATACGTGCAGTGTGAAAATAAACTAAAGTATCCGATAAAATCTAGATTTTTTTccagataaatgaaaaaatcaagaaataataataagaaagaTTCATCATCAAATAATTCCAATTGATTCTGTTAATCAATCGGACGGTGTTGCGTTCAGGCTCAGATTGTTTTAAAATACCAAACGTTTTTCTGAGGTGCAGCTGAACTCGGGTcagattttattcaaataaatcGCGAATCACACAAACTGCCGTCAGCTCACCTACGAAATTTactatattttaatttattatattaacagtttgaattaaaaaaaagaaaagaatttttttACTGTCAAGCAGATTTCATACGACATTTCCACACAGTGAACATGTAATTGAAGTATTTGTCTTTGCTGTACTCGCATGTTTTTTCTTGAACATAAAAGCTGAAGCTTCGCGGCCTGCAGGCTCTCAGCTCGACTCTTTTctcacttcattcattcacacaaatataACTCAGTGAGTGTGCACAAACATGTTCGAATATTCtaatctgaaacaaaacaaaaaccatttAAATGTACTAACATGAGTGGTTTTACTCTCACCGAACTGAACACACAAATGTTGCCACCAGACTGAGAAGGTTCTGCTTCCTACGTGATTAACGGTCAAACAGCGCGGGGTCACGTGACCAGCGGCATGCTAACCCATTAGCTGAGCTAGCAGAGCAACAATTTAACAAattaaacagacacattttagaaggagtttaattttaaaattaacattaattgTGTCattaatacaaattaaatacGATGAAGCCTACTGCTTTATTATCTGACATTTCAGATGCATTTATGTGATAATTAACTACTAAATTTACTgataaaatgctttaaagacctgtatttcaatttttatttgtaataatgtaaatttaaatttgtttgtgtttttatatttaaaatttgtttgaaaaatattgaaagaaaaaaaataagaaaagaaaaatagaaagaaaagcatttttcctgtgtttttcttttggacaCAGACTGTTGTAACCCTCTCATTCTGTAAAAATGTTCTCATTAATGAGGAATAAAGTtctaataaagaaaaacacatttaggaaagaaaaaaaaaatcagatttttaagacatttttctgtaaaCCCAAAACGTGCGCCTCCTGGTGGTTTGGAGCCGAACGCTGCCACACTTTaatgtttctgtgctgtttggtTCATGTGTAAAAGTGAATAAAAGACATAAATCTGATTAATGAGAAGACATGATTTTATATTTCGATGAGAGGACAGAAATGTAATTTACATGgtgctgtttgtttacaagTTGAAGAATAATAACTTAATTACACTTTTATGTAGAAAGATTGAAGCTGTTAATTTGTTTAGTTGAAGGCCTTGAACCTTTAAGTCTAAACCTCATTACGCTGATATTTAAAATGGCCTTTCAATAACAGtttaaacaataaatcaaaatcagaaGCACTTGATCATGCGTGCTGCGAACTGTTTGATCTGTGCAGAACAGATGTTATAATAACTAACGCTTTTAAATCCACATTTTTCTCTGACAAACTACAAAACTCCGTGACATATTAAAGATTATTTGTCCTTCAGCAAACCGCTGAGCCAATCAGCAGGCCGTCCTAAATCCAGAAGGTCCACGTCACCGGCAGATCATCCAATCAGAAGGCAGACACCTCCTGCGCTCTGCGTTTCCTCCTCTCAAAGTTTGGACTTTGCTAATAGACAGAAGGAGCAGATGATCATGTTTTATTATCTCTCAGAAGTTCTTCAGCCGAGCAGACAAACTGTCTTCCCATCGTCCTGCTCCTGAAGTGGACCCGGACCTCCGTCTGCGGGGAAACTCGACTCCTCCTCGGAGCTTTTCTGCACGTTGCACGTTTTGGATTTTGCCGTCCGGTTGGTCCTGAGATGGGCTTTGAGTGTGACTCCAGAGACGGTGGGGTTTTTGTTTAGTCTGGACCGTCAGGGCCCTGAAGTGCCAAAG includes:
- the rpl17 gene encoding 60S ribosomal protein L17, which gives rise to MVRYSLDPENPTKSCKSRGSNLRVHFKNTRETAQAIKGMHIRKANKYLRDVIVKHQCVPFRRYNGGVGRCAQAKQFGWTQGRWPKKSAEFLLHMLKNAESNAELKGLDVDSLVIEHIQVNKAPKMRRRTYRAHGRINPYMSSPCHIEMILTEKEQIVPKPEEEVAQKKKVSQKKLKKQKLMARE